From Pseudodesulfovibrio nedwellii:
TATAAATAATACGTTGCATGAGGGTTGACATGTGCATTTCATATGCGTAGAAGTCCCCCTCTTAGTTTGCGCAAGGAGCAATTTTATGAAGACATATAGCCCGAAGCCGGAAGACGCGAACCGCGAATGGTTCATCGTCGACGCCACGGACAAGATCCTGGGCCGTCTGTGCACCGAGATCACCACTCGTCTGCGCGGCAAGCACAAGCCTGAATTTGCCCACCACATGGATATGGGCGACTTCGTGATTGTCATCAACGCCGACAAGATCAAGGTCACTGGCCAGAAGCTGGACAAAAAGATGTACTACAAGCACACCAATCATCCCGGTGGTCTGAAAGAAAAGACCCTCCGCGAGATGTTGGCCATCAAGCCTGAGAACGTCATCACCGCCGCTGTCAAAGGCATGCTGCCCAAAAACCGCATTGCCGCTCAGCAGATCAAGAAGCTGAAGGTATACGCAGGTTCCGAGCATCCGCACGCAGCCCAGGCTCCCAAACCTTTGGATATTTAATCGGGGATTATCATGAGCGATTTCACTTACAGCACTGGTAAAAGAAAAAACGCCATCTCCCGTACCCGCCTCTACGCTGGTACAGGGCAGATCACCGTTAACGGTCGTCCTTTCGAGGACTACTTTCCCCGCAAGACCCTGCAAATGGTTGTTCAGCAGCCCCTGAAGCTGGTCAAGATGCTCGACAAGTACGACATCAAAGCCAACTGCTCCGGTGGCGGCGTATCCGGTCAGGCCGAGGCACTGCGCCACGGCATTTCCCGCGCCCTCTGCGAGATCGACCCTGAACTGCGCACCATTCTGAAGCCCGCCGGTCTCCTGACCCGCGATGCTCGTAAGAAAGAGCGTAAAAAGTACGGTCTCCGCGGCGCCCGCGCCAGCTTCCAGTTCTCCAAGCGTTAAGCCGAGAATCGGAATACAAAGACTATCAAAGGTCGGTACCCATTGGGTGCCGACCTTTTCGCGTGGACTTACACATCGATTCCATCCATTTTTTATCTCTCCCCCCTTCTCGACAACACACACCCTCAACGGGTGTCCACTGGACACCATACCCGATTTACGTTTTGGACGAGAGTGCCGCAACGGCAAGGCGCAAGGACGAAGCTGTGGCTTGTCCACTGCGAGTCCGCAGCAACGCAGCAGATGCGGTGCTCTCGTCCAAAACGCGCCTAGCTTCCAGTTCTCCAAGCGTTAGCCGAGAATCGGAATACAAGACTATCAAAAGTCGGTACCCATTGGGTGCCGACTTTTTCGCGTGGCCTCACACTTAACCTCATTCAAAATCCCACCTCTCGACAACGCACACCCACCATGGGTGTCCACTAGGCATCTACCCGATTTACGTTTTGGACAAAAAAAGAGCAGAGATACCATCTCTGCTCATGCTTCCTATAAAAAAAACCAAAATCGAACGATCACTCAACAAGCGCTTTTTTGTCACGAAGCACAGGCTCAACCCCACTCCCGTCCTTTTTCAAAATTCCGACTTGGGTAACGCCGTATACGAGTCGTTCAGGTTCCTCGCGCACTACCTGATCCAATTCCGGTGTCATCGACGTCATGGAGGTTATAAGACCACCATCGTCTTCTATAGTGACAAACACACGGTCCCCAACTTCGGGGTAATAATACGTATCGCCACCCACCAAGGCATTCGTTCGCTGAGGTTCCGTATCCACAGACTTACATTTACCAACGAAGGTATCGAGGACACCAGCTTCAAGTGCGTACTCAAGTGTAAATGTAACATCCTTGGACGTATATCGCTCGCCTACAAGAACCGTTTTCACATCGACTATGGTAGCAATGGCTTTAATTTTCGACTCTCTTGAAGCCTTCGCATACACTCCTGGCGGCATGAGTGCTGAGGCGGTAATCGCCGACAAAACCAGTAGCAGTGCAATCGAGCCCATAGCTATACATGAATATTTTAGGGAATAATTATGCATTATTATCTTTCCTCTCTACCTTGCCTGATATCACATTTCAAAGGTTTGTAGAACAGGGGAAAACCCAGCAATATTATAATATGGATTCGTCCCTTGCCCAATCCCGGTGTTTGCCATTAGGATGCCTCCATTATGTCATCCAAGAAAAAACCACAGCCAAAGATGCTGTTTGCGACTCCGGAAGGTGAAATATTCGACCATCCGGATCTTTTACTCATGATCCGTCGAGGCGACGAATTCGGCCTGCCAAGACCTGATGAAATCACCCCGCTCCCCGCAGAATCCGAATTCTTCATGCTGCCCGGTCGTCACGCCATGGGCTATAACCCGGAAACGGGACAAGCCGAAGTCATGGAAGAACTGGCCGTGGCCGCATTTGCTTGTCCGGGTCACACGCTCACCGGCGTTGCGGCCTATGACTTAGACGATGATGCGCCAATACTGCCTTTGCTGTCATATGGCGGCATTGGATTTGCTGACGGCAAGTTCTGGGTCTGCGCCAAAAAGGTAGACGACGACAAACGACAAGTGTTCAAACACATTCCACCAGATCGTGTGGAAGCCGGAGCTCATCAACTTATTTCAGAAATGCCGGAAAACAGATTGGTCAACCATCTGGCGGGGTGCGCCTTGACCAGCGGTTGCCCTGCAGCCAAAAACCTTGCGCTAGGCCGCTTTGAATGCCCTCTGCCCACGGCACAGTCATGTAACGCCCAATGCGTTGGCTGCATTTCCAAGCAACCCGAAGATTCCGGTTTCCCATCCCCGCAATGCCGAATCAGTTTCACGCCCACGGCCAAAGAAATCGTGCAAGTCATGCGCCGCCACGAATCCCGTGAACGCCGCCCCATCTTCTCCTTTGGGCAGGGTTGCGAAGGAGAACCCCTCACTGAAGCCGAACTTATCTGTGATGCAATCAAGGAATACCGCTCTGACGGAGGCTCCGGTACCGTCAACGTGAACACCAACGGTTCACGCCACATGGTTATTCCTGCCCTCAAGATAGCTGGCGTGAACTCTATACGTGTCAGCCTGAATTCAGCGCGTAAAGGCCCATATGAGGCATACTACCGTCCCAAGGGCTATACCTTTGAAGATGTCCGTGAAACCATTGCCAAGGCCCATGAGGTCGGCATGTTCGTGTCATTGAACCTTCTTTTCTTCCCTGGCATTACCGATACCGAGGAAGAATTCGACGCATTGGTCGAACTGGGCGAGTCATGCAAATACGACTTCGTTCAATTACGCAACCTCAACCTCGATCCTGACCTTTACATGCGGTTAATGAAACCCTTCGGTCATTCCCCAAGCATGGGCTTCATGAACTTCAAGAAACGGCTTAAAAAGGCCCTCCCCTGGATCGAA
This genomic window contains:
- the rplM gene encoding 50S ribosomal protein L13, with translation MKTYSPKPEDANREWFIVDATDKILGRLCTEITTRLRGKHKPEFAHHMDMGDFVIVINADKIKVTGQKLDKKMYYKHTNHPGGLKEKTLREMLAIKPENVITAAVKGMLPKNRIAAQQIKKLKVYAGSEHPHAAQAPKPLDI
- the rpsI gene encoding 30S ribosomal protein S9 encodes the protein MSDFTYSTGKRKNAISRTRLYAGTGQITVNGRPFEDYFPRKTLQMVVQQPLKLVKMLDKYDIKANCSGGGVSGQAEALRHGISRALCEIDPELRTILKPAGLLTRDARKKERKKYGLRGARASFQFSKR
- a CDS encoding radical SAM protein, giving the protein MSSKKKPQPKMLFATPEGEIFDHPDLLLMIRRGDEFGLPRPDEITPLPAESEFFMLPGRHAMGYNPETGQAEVMEELAVAAFACPGHTLTGVAAYDLDDDAPILPLLSYGGIGFADGKFWVCAKKVDDDKRQVFKHIPPDRVEAGAHQLISEMPENRLVNHLAGCALTSGCPAAKNLALGRFECPLPTAQSCNAQCVGCISKQPEDSGFPSPQCRISFTPTAKEIVQVMRRHESRERRPIFSFGQGCEGEPLTEAELICDAIKEYRSDGGSGTVNVNTNGSRHMVIPALKIAGVNSIRVSLNSARKGPYEAYYRPKGYTFEDVRETIAKAHEVGMFVSLNLLFFPGITDTEEEFDALVELGESCKYDFVQLRNLNLDPDLYMRLMKPFGHSPSMGFMNFKKRLKKALPWIEYGYFNPYLG